From one Lycium barbarum isolate Lr01 chromosome 6, ASM1917538v2, whole genome shotgun sequence genomic stretch:
- the LOC132644113 gene encoding uncharacterized protein LOC132644113, translating to MISKENNEELIENPTKDEVKQAVFGLNSESAGGRDGFTGLVFQKCNPLSPTLFILAAEALSRGLNALNENLWFTGFVLLKWSPKINHLSYADDTIIFSSSCEISLGLIMNVLKNYEQASGQLINKSKSSIYLHDRVDNEVFQKVERITGIARKNFPLMYLGCPIFYARPQMSFYSELISKVRNRLQGWKGKLLSFGGRAILLKHVLQAMPMHLLSAIDPPSFVIEKLHKIFAQLFWSNTISERGTHWTKWYTVCLPQDEGGLGFRSLSDMSMALCAKLWWNLRTKPFLWSPRMGSALLWVDNWPGLGPLYFLTPSDFYCNEEINNVFDVVTQGRWHVPAIRNNLPEELAEYILNEVQPPAKPDELDKP from the exons ATGATTTCAAAAGAAAACAATGAAGAATTGATTGAAAATCCTACAAAAGATGAAGTGAAGCAGGCAGTTTTTGGTTTAAATAGTGAAAGTGCAGGTGGACGTGATGGCTTCACTGGCCTGGTTTTTCAAAAAT GTAATCCTTTGTCACCTACTTTGTTCATATTGGCTGCTGAGGCGTTATCAAGGGGATTGAATGCACTAAATGAGAACCTGTGGTTTACTGGCTTTGTCTTGCTCAAATGGAGTCCAAAAATCAACCACTTgtcatatgcagatgacaccatcATCTTCTCATCCTCTTGTGAGATATCCTTGGGACTGATTAtgaatgttttgaagaattatgaaCAAGCTTCTGGGCAGCTGATTAACAAGTCCAAAAGCTCTATATACTTGCATGACAGGGTGGATAATGAGGTGTTCCAAAAGGTGGAGAGGATCACTGGTATTGCAAGGAAGAACTTTCCTTTAATGTACTTAGGTTGTCCCATTTTTTATGCCAGACCACAAATGTCATTTTACTCAGAGTTGATTTCCAAGGTTAGAAACAGGCTTCAAGGATGGAAAGGAAAATTATTATCATTTGGTGGAAgagccattttactgaagcatgTTCTACAAGCAATGCCAATGCACTTACTTTCAGCAATTGATCCACCTTCTTTTGTTATTGAAAAGCTTCACAAGATATTTGCTCAATTATTTTGGAGCAATACAATTAGTGAGCGGGGTACACATTGGACAAAGTGGTATACAGTATGCTTGCCTCAAGATGAAGGTGGACTAGGTTTCAGATCCCTTAGTGACATGTCAATGGCATTATGTGCTAAGTTGTGGTGGAACTTAAGAACTAAACCTTTTTTGTGGAGT CCTAGAATGGGTTCAGCACTACTTTGGGTTGATAACTGGCCAGGTTTAGGCCCTTTATACTTTCTAACTCCATCAGATTTTTATTGCAATGAGGAGATTAATAATGTATTTGATGTAGTGACTCAAGGAAGATGGCATGTCCCAGCCATAAGGAACAATCTTCCTGAGGAACTAGCTGAGTATATTCTCAATGAAGTTCAGCCTCCTGCTAAGCCTGATGAACTTGACAAACCTTAG
- the LOC132644112 gene encoding uncharacterized protein LOC132644112 — MASAVEKPLTLDVETINKIRPSCARVKVEVDLLVEHPKRVQIQAMDSKTGDVKSRWVKIHYDFMPKYCKECCLQGHDEEGCWKLHPDLLPDKESEEEAEGDGSEKGKQVAVPNKVKETERGTNKVEVGNNDKKQIALPTAKDNSGTSKQGELVKPAVVQTINKFAALENKDGGYEGILMVDQDQSQSVYAEVGNEVDNPQMQLVVASSDQEGRTGVGVEVGTKVEKAKVQEAQRVEFVINQQQSLQVSKGAPIKHASVSTNIQAREKVETMDTTPVRATQIHENSSAHQNQQQNNAANQVANIHATGHMQVAIPIGDEAKIDMDEKSTTQNFLNAAKKGDISPRQVAKGAGKTMKKTSEHQKSFQKAFVNAYRTQILPYRTERIELWESLYHLASDMTLPWLVGGNFNVIIHEEDKYGRLPVTLNEVEAFRHCIQSCNLSDLGYKGLEITHLIKCGSDHSPLLLECKQQVQQLKKSFKFLNFWTKHDTLFDVVKDNWETDVVANSFMTFNVKLRKLEKVLSTWIKSTYGDIFQKITKLEEKLMKVQAELTRVLHLEEEFWKQKAGMSWFQDGDKNSKFFHAHVKGRRKRLQLTRIHNSAGIWLNEENEIAEEAIRFYQTQFHETIVPT; from the exons ATGGCCTCAGCAGTTGAAAAACCATTGACCTTGGATGTGGAAACAATAAATAAGATAAGGCCAAGCTGTGCACGTGTGAAAGTTGAGGTAGATTTATTGGTTGAGCACCCTAAAAGAGTGCAAATTCAGGCTATGGATAGTAAAACTGGGGATGTTAAGTCAAGGTGGGTGAAAATACACTATGATTTCATGCCCAAATATTGTAAGGAATGTTGTTTACAAGGACATGATGAGGAAGGGTGTTGGAAACTTCATCCAGATTTGTTACCAGATAAGGAGAGTGAGGAAGAGGCTGAAGGGGATGGAAGTGAGAAAGGGAAGCAGGTTGCAGTCCCAAACAAAGTGAAGGAAACAGAGAGAGGTACAAACAAG gTAGAAGTTGGAAACAATGATAAAAAGCAGATTGCTTTGCCTACAGCAAAGGACAATAGTGGTACAAGTAAACAAGGTGAACTAGTAAAACCTGCTGTTGTTCAAACAATTAATAAGTTTGCAGCATTAGAAAATAAGGATGGTGGATATGAAGGTATATTGATGGTAGATCAGGATCAATCACAATCAGTTTATGCAgaagttggaaatgaagttgatAATCCTCAGATGCAGTTGGTGGTGGCATCTAGTGATCAAGAGGGTAGAACTGgtgttggtgttgaagttggtACTAAGGTTGAGAAAGCCAAGGTACAAGAAGCTCAGAGGGTAGAGTTTGTAATCAACCAGCAGCAGTCTCTACAAGTCTCAAAGGGTGCTCCTATAAAACATGCAAGTGTTTCTACCAATATACAGGCTAGGGAGAAGGTTGAGACTATGGATACTACACCTGTAAGAGCAACCCAGATACATGAGAATAGTAGTGCACATCAAAACCAGCAGCAGAACAATGCAGCA AATCAAGTTGCTAATATTCATGCAACTGGGCACATGCAAGTTGCAATTCCTATTGGGGATGAGGCTAAAATAGACATGGATGAGAAGTCCACTACACAGAATTTCTTGAATGCTGCAAAGAAGGGTGATATATCTCCTAGGCAGGTGGCAAAAGGAGCAGGAAAAACAATGAAAAAG ACCAGTGAACACCAAAAAAGCTTTCAAAAGGCTTTTGTCAATGCATACAGAACACAGATTCTTCCTTATAG GACTGAAAGAATAGAATTGTGGGAATCCTTGTATCACTTAGCATCAGATATGACACTACCTTGGCTTGTGGGAGGAAATTTTAATGTCATTATTCATGAAGAAGATAAATATGGGCGCTTGCCAGTTACACTGAATGAAGTAGAAGCTTTTAGGCATTGCATTCAATCATGCAATCTCTCAGACCTGGGCTACAAAG GATTAGAGATCACACATTTGATCAAGTGTGGTTCAGATCATTCACCACTACTACTTGAATGCAAACAACAGGTTCAACAACTTAAGAAGTCTTTCAAATTCTTGAATTTCTGGACTAAACATGATACTTTATTTGATGTGGTGAAAGATAATTGGGAGACTGATGTAGTAGCCAATTCTTTCATGACTTTCAATGTGAAACTGAGGAAGTTGGAGAAAGTGTTATCAACTTGGATTAAAAGTACTTATGGTGACATTTTTCAGAAGATTACTAAATTGGA AGAAAAACTCATGAAAGTTCAAGCAGAATTGACAAGAGTACTGCATTTAGAGGAGGAATTTTGGAAACAAAAGGCAGGCATGTCCTGGTTCCAAGATGGTGataaaaattccaaatttttccatgCTCATGTGAAGGGAAGAAGAAAGAGGTTGCAGCTGACCAGAATTCACAATAGTGCAGGAATTTGGCTTAATGAGGAGAATGAAATTGCAGAAGAAGCAATCAGATTTTATCAGACACAATTCCATGAAACTATTGTCCCTACATAG